The Pocillopora verrucosa isolate sample1 chromosome 9, ASM3666991v2, whole genome shotgun sequence genome includes the window cgacagACCAACTTACCAAGCGATACCTCGCTTACCCACTCGCTTACCCACTCGCTTTAAATGTGGAGTAAACTCCAACCcctccaacccccccccccccttcccccatcTTCCCCCTTCTAAATCGTCCAACTCTAACCTACGCATTCTTCTACCTTTGACATCCTCCCTTTCTTTCCTACAAACTCGGTCTGTTTATCCACTGCAATTTACATTTACCTTAAGATGAAAAATCCACCAAACAAACATAGCACAAAAATGTATCATCTTTTTAGCGACAATGGTGATATCCTTTTACTCCTCAttcgtaaaaacaaaacaaatgtctTTTATTAACTTCACAATTAATTCCTCTTACGGTATTCATGTGCGCGCAAGATATTTTCAAGTTGATCGGTAAGGAGTAAACAACTAAAATTAACATTATGAAATGGAGTATTTCATCGTTTAGTGCTTCTAGTAATCTTTCAAACGGATATCAGTAGAACCTTGAAAATCACAGCAGATAACCGTTTCccagagaatatcaactgatattttcttgttgtttcttGTGGTTCAATTTCAATCAATGTTTCAACGTCCCCATGGGTACACTTTACCATGTACAACGTTACCAGGATGACGGTTTCCATGAATATTTGGCCAAACATTATCATTGCCAAAATCCCCAGCAGGACTGCCACCACCACACAAACCGCAGCTCTTAGGGCAGTTCTCTGAAGGATAAAGATTGTTTGGGGCGATTATCAATCAAGATAAATTTGTTTTAGCTCTACCACCCTTGCATTTTAAACCACATTCAGAGGCAAAATTTAAGGTTTCTTTTCTATTTCCACATTTAAAAAGATAACCCGAGCATACTTTGAGTTCTGGGAATTCTTCTCCATTGATCGTACCACCTAAAGGTCAGAGCTGAAACTCTAACTCACGAGCGGCAGAAAAAGGCTCTATAGCCACTGAAGGAAAAACGTAGACGCTATGCAGCAAGTGAAGTTAGCCGCGCAGACGTAGTTACAAGACTCTAGCTGCTATACTTGCTGTAGAGCCTGCCACTCTAAGATCAGCCTGTTCGGTCTTAGCTGGCTCTGCAAGTCAACCGCAGACCGACTAACCGCAGGAGCTAATTCATCGTCGCACAACAAGCATTTTAATGGCTTTGTTGGGATTTTGTCGAAGGGATTTTAGCTGAATAGATACACGGAGATTTTTTCCGCAGCGTCTTGGTAATCGGTAAGAGATTTTTCTACCGAGATAATGAAAGGTGATGTTAACTTCGTTTCAATGTTTCACTGTCAAAACCTTTCCTGAGTTCTCAAAGTCACAAGTAACATTTTTACGCTTTATGGTCCTTCGTCGAGAGGCGGCAACTAAGAGAGTCAACCAGAGCTAGTAAGCTTTAATCTTAACTgattgagaaaatttttaataactGTCGGTTTATGCCCCCCTATTCAAGTAATAATTTCCTGTCGTGGATCCTCTTCTATGATCATGGCCCACAAATTTactcgccttttttttttatctaaatacCTACGTTTTACTCGGCGATGGCGACATCCTCTCAAACGAACAAAAGAGTAGCATCTGGGAAATGCATCCTTGCAATCTCCTGTAGCTGGACACTGACGACAGCTCCTCTGGCACATCTCTGGATAAGAGTGTATTTAGAATCACTTTAGAGCGCTTTTGATTGAGTGTCAAAAACGCAGAACTAAATTACATTTAATTGCGACGGTTGATGAGAAGGAAGATACCTTTAAGAGCTAATGAGAAATGAGAGTTAAAACGACTAAACTGCCTTGGTTCtatttttgcatctgattgattaAGAGAGTGGCGTAAGTTTTCTGAACTaatcacaaagcgaagtaaagcaaaaccgatGCAATCTCGGGTCACTTTCGACACTCCactcaaaataaatattgctcTAGTAACGGGGTTGGTGGGCGTCAAATTACACTGGAGTAAACCGCCCTCATTTACTGACTGAGCTCTTGGAAAATTCTGACCCATTAGGCTAATATTAGGCTGATTTTAGGCTAACATGCAGCTTACAGCCTACATAAGGTCGATAATCGTCAGGAGATGCGTATTATAAGGGAATCTCTGTGACATTACACGTATGAGCGGACAGATCACGTGAAGGTGAGTTGAGAGATGTCTTTGGCAGAGCGGCCCAAGACAGATACAGATAAAGAATCATTTCACGGCATATCCTGGGGTGAGGAATCACGAGATTCCAGCTCCCTGGAGACACCAGTAGATCATGGATTGCTTAAATCAAGCAAGAGTTGATTGAGCGTGGCAGAAAAATACCTACACTAACCTTTTAGTGTTGCTATTCGGCCTCCTGATGGGAAAATGAACCTgcatttccttttgttttctctcgCTTGTGACCACCAAGGACAAACATAAGGATCGCTATCTTGACATGGATCCACTAGatagaaaaagggaaaaactgGTTACCTTTTTCAGAACAACCTCTCATTTTAACGTTACGCCCTACAACGAGCAAATTTTCTAAATGAAAACAAGAGCGCTATAGCCAGTAAcgcgagaaaaagaaaaatacaagttCTTCTGGATGGAAAATTAAATAGTTGGCGTCATTATCCTAAACTTGGAAGGCTTAGAAAATAAATGAGTCTCTACTTAGGCTGATAATTTTGTATCAGAACTCTGTTCATTGTCTTTAGAAGATTTTtgtgagtttttattttatcatctcCTGTAAGGCCGCTCCGACTTTAGAAACCATAAACAAATTTTGCAACCGGAAGGTAGTGTAAAGTATTTCTTCTCAGAAAGTACCGCTGGCTGTTACTTCTAATTGTCCAGCTAGCACAAAAAATGCAGATTTTTGAAAGTAAGACAGCCATACAAATCCAAACATTTTGTATCAGTTAAACGCAATTTGCTCACCACGACATCGTCGACAGCTCTTAGGGCAGATGTCCCACAGAGGAAACCTCTTACCCACGTAAAACGTATCCGACGGTTGAGCCGTTTTCCAACAGTTTCCTGAGGCAGCCGTAATTGGACAATTTTCCTCCTTATCCTCGCACAGTTCTTTAAGAGTAGGCgatgaaaaaagtaaaaaaaaaaaccacacacacacacaaagtAGTTAGTATtaagaaaacagagaaagagaCTGACTTTAAATAACTTTCAAACGATAAACAATGGTACATACTTTGTCCTGGACAGAGCTCGTCATTGCagtgtttcttttgtttcctcaaATTAAGACTGTTTTCCGGACAAGTCCTTGTGCGAACTTGGACTCCGCCACCACAAGTCTTACTACAGGCTCCGTAGGATCCCCATTCACCGCAATCACCTATGATGAACTAAGTCTATGAGATACCAGGACTAGAGCTCTTAAAAACTATAAGGAATTGTCGTGGAGATCTAAGAAATCACACCACTGATGAGCAGTTTTGAAGGGTCTGTCTGACAAGTTGTGAGCAGTACTGATATGAACAAATCAAGTTTATCGCTTTGTGTTCTTGCCAAGTTTTGAGGCAGAAGAGAAACTAGGCGATTGAAGATCATCACACTATGTCCTGATCCATGACAGAACATTTACAGCCAAGTCGAGTTTGACGATTGCTACGTGTAGGATTGGAAGTTTAAGGAAAGATCACCTTAATAGACTAGGACCTTCAACCCCCTCAACCCCCTGGGCCCCGCattatcttgttttttttttttgttaaaaggcATTAATTACAActttttctatgttttcttttctcaaagtCAGCGTCTGCCAAACTTACCAATATCTTGCTCGTCGCAAGCCAGATTTATCACATTCTCTAGTTTGGAGAACATCTCGTTGACTCCAAAAACTTTTAGAACATAGCTAGAATTGCTGGCGATTTTTCCAAGTTCGTGCTCACGGAATCCATATCCAGCTCCAACGGCAATCCTTCTCACTTTGGCCTCCTGCGTTATACAGATATACATTTTACAAACGACAGTGATGACTTTTACAACCAAGTTTGCTTATTACAAATAGAATTGCATATTGCTTTTGCTTTGCTGCGTTCTGTGACTGCTCTTGAAAACTTGCATGATTTTCCCAACCGATCACatgcaaaactaaagccaatgGAGACCTGGTCACCCGTGCTTCCCCTTGCTTGACTTTTTATCGAATTACACAAGCGCAATTTAACACAACCAAGATAACAATTAGAACATGACATTTACTCACATCTAAAGGAGGAACTACCCGAGCGAGAGGCTTGTTTCCTTCGTATGTAGTTCCATGTGTAAGCACAATCAATACATTTGGTTTATCTGGTCTGTCGCCACTATCTTCCCAGCCAAAAAGATCTTGCGCTGCTAGTTCCAGGGCTCTATCTGTTCTTGAACCTCCTCGAATGTGCGGCAGGCTATTAGCTTTAGACTTCACCGCAGAAATTGTTTGGTTATCACTAAATCTGGAAATATGAGAGAACCCTTTCACTCGCAACACGTATCTTTACTCCAGGAGTAAGATAGCCACAAACTATAGAGTAAATATCTTTGAGAAAGAGCCTCCACAGACCTGTGCCAAGTGTGTGCCTCCCAGCTGTAAAGGAGGATCGCCATATGCGTTCCTGCTCCAGAGATCTGAAGTCTATCAGCCAGTCGAATTAAATATTGCCGCACTAAATCGTAACCTGCAGGACTTATTCTATCCGAGGAGTCAATTATGACGGCGATATCGAGATGTTCTTTACAAGGTTTCGGCGGAGAAGTTGCAGGAGCTATGAGATTTATAAGCAAAAGATCGAGAACAAGATTTTAAGTTGCAAGATTGGTGCATAGAGTGGTGAATTGTTGTCATTTGATTTAATGATATGAGTTTTGGTGTGATGACATAGAAAGTGATGTGATGTTGTATAACGTGGCGTGTTGTTATGTTGGTTAGATGTGATCTGATTTGTTTGACGTAACGTGAATCGACGCGATGCGATACTTACACCTTATTCGATAGTTTAACATATAATACGTGCGGATATTTTGCGACATGCGCAGTATTATTACGAGCCCCGTACGGGTTAGGAATAGCATGACCAATGGACAGAATTTCCGCTCGTTTACATGGGTGTCATTAATgaacctttaaaaaaaagttttgtgaCACAATTTGTAGTTCATGTCTGGTATAATGGTAAAGTACTTACACTGGACATCAAGATTAGCGCTAGCATTTACAGAAGGCTTAACTCCATTCTCTGCCGAACACCAGTATTTTCCAGATTGAGTTCTGTTTGTTCTAAAACTCAGTGTGTCTCCTTCAGCCACGGTTTTCCCATCTTTAGTCCACGTCATCTTTGGAGTTGGGTTCCCAGTGGCAGCGCACTGGAAGGTTAGCATGTCTCCTTCAGCAACAATCTTGTCCGGTGGCTTGAGGATTATACTCGGGGGGTCTAAAAATGTGAAAACAGAAATCTAAAACAATACTTCTTGCAATCTTTTCTAATCGTTATGACCTTGTCCAGCGTTGTTTGGTTTTGAAGTTATACTTGATTCCTTGATTTCTGTTAATTAAAGAAgggataatgaaaaaaataatcaaggaAAAGCACACTGGCTTGCATAAAGCTCTAAATCTTACTTGAATAAACTTCTTCACCTGAGTTACATAAAGATGCGATCAGCATATTGCTTTTCTATCTGTTACTAAGACAGATGACTTTCTTTGCACATCAAGAAAGACAGTTAGGTTGCACCAATCgtacttttttttctacatgTCTCATTAGTACTGTTATGAAATTTCTTTGAGGAAACACTTTTCCTTAGATTCTTTACCAACTTACATTGTACATCTAGATTGACAGTTGTATTGATAGTTTCACCAAGTCCATTCGTGGCCAAACACCAATATTTTCCAGAATCATTCCAActagtttcaaagctgaaggtGTGTCCTTCAGCCACAGATTTTCCATCTTTCATCCACGTTATAGTTGGTGTTGGGTTCCCAGTGGCAGTGCAATGAAAAGTTGCATTCGTTCCCTCAATAACAGTTTGATTTGTTGGTGTTGAATCAAAGCTTGGTGGAACTGAGATATAATACACAAAGCATGAAAAAAGTGAACAACAAAACAGTTAGTAAAAATAGGTCAAGTATTGGACCACAAGTAACAATTGCTATAATGTTACCTGTACTTACATTGGACATCAAGATTGGCGCTAGCATTGACAGCAGATTTCACCCCATTCTCTGCAGAACACCAGTACTTTCCAGATTGGGTTCTATTGGTTTTAAAACTCAGTGTGTCTCCTTCAGCCATAGTTATTCCATCTTTAGTCCACGTTATCTTTGGAGATGGATTACCAGCGCCAGCACACTGGAAGGTTAGCAATTTTCCCTCGGTAACAATCTTATCCTCTGGCTTGAGGATAATACTCGGGGAGTCTAACAATGTGAAAAGAGAAGTCTAAAACAAGTCGTACATTTGATAACCAAAGGCGCAACATGTATATCTTCAACAATTCAGCGCAAAATAATCAATTCTTTATTTCGACCTTAACCAACGTTGTTTGGTTTTGACTTTACACTAGACTCCTTGATGTTTGATAATTTGAGAAGggataatgaacaaaaaataagcAAGGAAACAGAACACTGCCGTGTATAAAGCTTGTGTTTCCTTGgtataattttgatattttaagacACCAATCTTATTTAAATAAACATCTTCACCGGAGTTACATAAATATGTGATCTTCATATTGCTTTTCTATCTGTTACTAAAATAGATGAGATTTTAGCATATCCGGAAGGACACTCATGTTAAGTCAAGGTATTTCATTAGTGTTGTTATAATGTTTCTTTTAGGAAACACTTTTCCTTAGTTTCTCTACCAAACTTACATTGTACATCAAGATTGACAGTTGTATTGATAGTGTCACCAAGTCCATTCGTGGCCAAACACCAATATTTTCCGGAATCATTTCTACTGGTTTCAAAGCTGAGAGTGTGTCCTTCtgccacaaattttccatctttcaTCCACGTTATAGTTGGTGTTGGGTTCCCAGTGGCAGTGCAATGGAAAGTTGTATTCGTTCCCTCAATAACAGTTTGATTTGTTGGTCTCGAAGCAAAGCTTAGTGGAACTGAAATATAATACACAAAGCATGAAAAAGTGCATAACAAACCAGTTAGTAAAAAGATGTCAAGCATTGGACCACAAACATTGGACGTCTAGATTGGCGCTGGCATTGACAACAGCTTTTACTCCGTTCTCTGCCGAACACTAGTATTCCCCAGATTGAGTTCTGTTGGTTTCAAAATTCAGTGTGTCTCTTTCACCCACAGCCTTCCCATCTTTAGTCCATGTTATCTTTAGAGTTGGGTTCCCAGTGGCAAAACAATGGAAGGACGTTACAAATTTACCCTCGGTAATAATTTTGTCCGTTGGCTTGGCGATGATACTCGGTGAgactaaaaaaaatgatttagaGAAATATAAAGCAAATGGAACATTTTGGAGTCAAGTCAAGATTTGTGCATCTTCAAAAATTGAGCGTAAATCAACTTTTAATTTCTATTATTTTCTAACCTTTTCAATCTAAGCTATCCTTGTTTGCTTTGGGCTTAATACTCGACTCCTTGATGTTTGCTAATTTCAGACgcgataataaaaaaaaaaattaacaagggAACCGAACACTGCCGAGTATAGAGCTCGTGAAACTTGAAAATCAGATAGGTCACCATtctcacttaaccctttaagtcccaagatctgaatcttaattctcccctctagctgcaacacatcttcttgtaaattagttacaagaattttgtgttggatcaagataacacccTTCAACTGATTagttgagtattcttattacctgtgtGTAGGttaatatatggatattattggCAGAAGTTACATACTAATCTCTTCTAGGAGTGAAAGGCTTAACTACTTCTTCACCAGTGTTACATAAATATGTGATTTGCATGGGGGTTGAGTGATCGCGGTATCGAACGGCTCTGACGCCTTGTGTGTATTTCCGTCTGTGAGAACGATAAGGAAATTTGGAGATTCTGGACGATCTCCATTTTCCGGGACGAAATGAGTAACAGAATTTCCTGAACTGCTGTACCCAGGTTCCTGTAACGGTGCAGCTGAGGAACAGCTGAGGAATGACTTACCATTAGCGATTTGGCTGATGTTTTCTAAGTGCTTATGAAGACTTTTGAAGCTGTCCACCATTATCactttattcttgtcacctgTGATGGCTTCAAGTTCCAATTGGTTTATATTAGGACCTATGCCAACAGCAACACGATGGATATTTGTTACCTTTGGAGGTAATAAACATGAGACATTTCAGATGATGTGAGATTTTACCCAAACAGGGTGGGGTtaggggtggggaaggggggggggaagagtgGCCTTATCGTCAGTTCTGGATGAGATATCTGGCTTTTAGCGTCCCGGGGAGGGGGAATTAAGAGATTGTTATCTCACAAAATGTGAGGGTAAATTTATCCGAAGCATTCGGAATGATATGAACGAAACAAAACACTTtagaggggaagggggggggggcgggaATTGAACGACAGAACATTTACGCATCGCCAAGTAGTTTtctaaatgtaaaaaaaaataatggcgGGAAATTTGCTCCACCCCACTCCTCCCATCATGATCACTTTTGTTCCCAGATCCTCTCATTCTCTTCCCCTGATATCGCATCTCAGAGAAGTGGTATAAATACAAAGACTTAGCTCATTAACTAGGGTAACTTAGCTACCTTGCATCCCTGTATCGCGGTATCGAACGGCTCTGACGCCTTGTGTGTATTTCCGTCTGTAAGAAGGATAAGGACATTTGGAGATTCTGGACGATCTCCATTTTCCGGGACGAAAACATTCTCACAAACCATCCTCAAGGCTCTATCAGTTCGTGTGGGCGCGCCaagtttgtctgttttcttcatttcctgAATGAGCTGACTCCAAGCCTCCAGGCTGTAGTATTTTGTATCAGTGAAGTTCACGCGAATTTCAGCGTAATTGGCAAATGTGACAATTGCAAAGTGAGTTGTATTTTCACCAACATCAAACTTGCCGATGAACTTCTCGACGGAAGTTAGCATCCTTTTATAGTTGTTTCCTCCTATGCTCCTCGTGCGGTCAATGACGATAGCCACGTCTAGTGCCACTGAAGGGTCAGGCGAAAAAGCTTATGAAAGGTaatacaaaatattaaaaaaatgttcaatgaaGTACCGGGAGACGCGGTTACTCAATGGTCAGAGCGCTGAGCCCCGtgttgagaggtctgggttcgagaccaGTATGTTCTccaacaaaacattttattttcacagtgCCTCTAACACAGCAGTATAAATGGGTACGATAGCAAGTCATCAGGGAGGTATTGTGTTCAATTCAACATAACACAATTAATTTCCACAATGCCATCATCTTGTTATAATCCCTCTCTGGAGTTCAGATTAAAATgttaataatttcaaattttacgaATCTTCTCAAAAAAACACGACAGTTTCCTCAGTTTCAGGTAGCCAATTTAATATCGATAGGATTCTAGCTGAATGAGGATAGTTTGAATTTCACTCTTTGATCGCTATGCAGTTACGTCCTGATTGTCTGAACAACCGATCGCCTATATCACCATACCATCCGACCCTTCCCACCAATCTAACGACCGACGGACCTACCCACTGACAGACCAACTGACTCAACCACAAAAATAGTGCAAGGAGGCAATATAACTGAACGTCAGTCGTTCTtgtataaaattattttaccgtGCAATGGTGTAAGAATCATGGCCATTAACGCCCAAAGCCACAAGTCAGTCATGGTGCACCTGTCACTTTtctctgtaaaaaaaagaaccaaatcATTTTGGTGTAAGGAAGGTTATCATTTTTCGGACCTGTCCATGGGACCAACCGGCCAAACCGTTCAAGCTGACGACTCGAAAGGTATTTTTCGAGCGCTTGGAGGTTTTCCAGATTTCACGCAGTGTCGCGACATTTTTAGCTTACGCCAAAGATTATGCTGTGAAAGAGGGATAACTCCAATTCTTACTTATCTACAATCTTAATGAGCAGTACGTAGCCAAATCCTAAGTAATCACATCCGTCAGGTTCCTGTGACCCCCCttccttcccctttttttttttttttaatataaattgaTAACACACAAATCATATGATGAAAGGTGAATGCGAAGAATCTGCATGGTTTAAATACTTTCCAGTGTGAGAAACTTTCTTTGATGGTCTTTCTTGTAACGTAAATGCGAGCCCGCTGATACACAAGAAAAAGCAGCGGTGTAAACTACATAAGAGAAAACGCGCGGAAATTCGTAACTATGactcccccacccctccccctctcctcaTCATAAATTCCAGCGGCTTCGTGATGCAGAATTATCCACTGCGTTAAGGGAAATCTCTGCGGAGCGCTGGTTCGACAATCAATAGGACTGTATCTTTCCCATTTTTTGCGTTTGTTTGCGATGCATACAATATCCAAACTTTCTACATTCAATCGTCCACAAATCTTCTGTTACAAGATAGTGATTCTATTTATCTGCTATTACAACGGTAATACACGCATAAACTACGTAAAACCAAGATTGACATTACTTATTCGTGATTTACTaaaatcccaagctatatccTGTCAACTTGATTTTAACAGCTGTTTCCCATCACACGCCGATCAATACTTCTGTAATTTACACCCGCACGCACGCACTATTTGCTGCACGAATGACACATCACGCAATGTCAAAGGATGTTCCAACCCAAACGCGCACTTACAATTTCCTTAGGCAATTCCTTAGCTAATTATTTCAGACCATTATTGATTTTCTATATCACGAACATTCTTACCACAAGTCTGCCATTATCGTGCTACACCTAAATCTGAAGTAACCCAACTGTCATCAAACCCTTAGCTTAATTACTAACTTAGAAAATAAAGTCATGCGGTTCTAACGACACTTCCTTAACAGGGTTCATCTGATCATTATTCTTTATAAAAGCCATCAAACTAACTTTATTTTTGTACCACATCACAATCACCCTTCATCACATTTTTCATTTGAGCTCGTCGCTAAATACTTTCCGTTTCTCCTTGCTCCCTTTGATCGGGAAGACAGCGTGACAAACCAGAATGACGGCTTAGTCTAGACATTTCGGACAAGTCTCTGTTTCAACAGTCCCTTAAATTCTCATTCTTTATCGATAtttcttctacatttttttcGATACATTCAGAGATAGGTTATATCTTATATAAAACGCGGTAGGAGATATCAAGCTGATTTCAGTGACGGCTCATCACGGAATCATCCAAAACGGTGGACAAACACGTATCGTTGAACGCTGTTCTCATGGAAGTAAGTTTTGAAGTTAGAGAAAATATTGGACCAAGGGCAAATTTTAGTTACCTTTTAAAAGGATCCTTGAAGTTATCTTGCACCTGTAAGGAGTTTATCACTGTATTTATTCCCCTGAATACAACATCAGAGGAAACTGCATTTACAGTAAATTGTTTGATGGATTGGGCGAGGTAGGAGATGAATAAAGGGTGATGACAGGAAAAAACATCAGCACTCATAGATCACTTTCCGTTGgaggagggggggtgggggtctATGCTTGGTCGTGAAGGGGAAAGTGACAAAGttaaagttgataaaaaaaattaaccgcTAAAGAGCACGATCGTGCTTGATTTAATTCGTAATAGCTGCCTTTTCAAAGAGCTAAATGTTCTTACCAATCACCCCGGGCCATCAACAGTCTTCAGTCAGAAGTTTAAGTTTTTAACCTAATTTTTGTAAGCGCTTTTAAATTCGCATTCCCAAACCCGGAGCAAAGTAAGTCCCTTGCCCTTTCCTTTCTGTTATCATCTGTACGAGTGACTGGGCCGAGACAGCAAGCACACTCTCTTTGTTCCAGATTTTTCGCCCAAGAGCTGATAATGGCAGCCATCTGATCCTTTATCCTCTCTGTACTTTCTGATTTTCTtcaaccctaacatcagtatacatattctccctactgttctttatacatttccttgggtgccgacaaggagaatctgtttaacaatcaagaccttagtttgtaaccttaatgtttgattcagggatgatattgtaaggagaaattagatgctagtcactcctgaGGGTTTAATGGTGTATTCGCGTCCCTCTACTTGACGGAAAACATTGCCTAGTTCCAAAGATTCTTTATTTCGCCGTGATTACCCGTTTCGTTTGAGTCACCTGGAAAGGGCGAAAAAGTAACTCCTTGTTGCAATTACGTCATCGAGGTAAATTGGCCTTAAGGGCTGAGAGGCCGTGGAATAAATCTCCAAGCAGGCAGGGTGGCCAGCTCTGAGTAGTGGTCGCTGTCCTGCAACTGGGCGGT containing:
- the LOC131779909 gene encoding hemicentin-1; translated protein: MTDLWLWALMAMILTPLHAFSPDPSVALDVAIVIDRTRSIGGNNYKRMLTSVEKFIGKFDVGENTTHFAIVTFANYAEIRVNFTDTKYYSLEAWSQLIQEMKKTDKLGAPTRTDRALRMVCENVFVPENGDRPESPNVLILLTDGNTHKASEPFDTAIQGCKVTNIHRVAVGIGPNINQLELEAITGDKNKVIMVDSFKSLHKHLENISQIANVPLSFASRPTNQTVIEGTNTTFHCTATGNPTPTITWMKDGKFVAEGHTLSFETSRNDSGKYWCLATNGLGDTINTTVNLDVQYSPSIILKPEDKIVTEGKLLTFQCAGAGNPSPKITWTKDGITMAEGDTLSFKTNRTQSGKYWCSAENGVKSAVNASANLDVQFPPSFDSTPTNQTVIEGTNATFHCTATGNPTPTITWMKDGKSVAEGHTFSFETSWNDSGKYWCLATNGLGETINTTVNLDVQYPPSIILKPPDKIVAEGDMLTFQCAATGNPTPKMTWTKDGKTVAEGDTLSFRTNRTQSGKYWCSAENGVKPSVNASANLDVQSPATSPPKPCKEHLDIAVIIDSSDRISPAGYDLVRQYLIRLADRLQISGAGTHMAILLYSWEAHTWHRFSDNQTISAVKSKANSLPHIRGGSRTDRALELAAQDLFGWEDSGDRPDKPNVLIVLTHGTTYEGNKPLARVVPPLDEAKVRRIAVGAGYGFREHELGKIASNSSYVLKVFGVNEMFSKLENVINLACDEQDIGDCGEWGSYGACSKTCGGGVQVRTRTCPENSLNLRKQKKHCNDELCPGQKLCEDKEENCPITAASGNCWKTAQPSDTFYVGKRFPLWDICPKSCRRCRVDPCQDSDPYVCPWWSQARENKRKCRFIFPSGGRIATLKEMCQRSCRQCPATGDCKDAFPRCYSFVRLRGCRHRRVKQNCPKSCGLCGGGSPAGDFGNDNVWPNIHGNRHPGNVVHGKVYPWGR